From the genome of Streptomyces sp. SID8374:
GTGGCGCAGGTGCGCAGGAAGGCGCGGGCCTCGGCGAGGGTCTTGCGCCAGGTGAGCGCGGAGTCCAGCTCGCTGTCGGTGAGCATCTCCTCCACCAGCAGCGCGTCGCCCGCGTCGTCCTCCACCAGGAGGATGGTGGCGTCGACGTTCCACAGGAGGGTGCTGGGGGAGGAGTCGCCGGTGAGGTCCTGCTGTGCGGGGATGCCGGCGGTGCCCACAGGTTTGAGAGACATGCCCATGGGTGACTCGGCCAACCCCTCCACCCCCTCGAAAGACCGGCATCAGACCATCCGGCCGATCGTCGGGAAGCATATGTGATCGGCGGCCCCGGCAGATGCCACGGGCCGCCGCTCGGACAGTAAGCGGCCGGGCACCCAGGAGGGGTGCCCGACCGGTCGAACGGCGGGTGCCGGGGGAGACCCCGATCAGGTCAGGAAGTGTGCGGGCTCACGCCTCGACGCTCATGCCCTTGCGCAGTTGCTTGACGATCCGGGTCAGCAGCCGCGACACATGCATCTGGGAGACGCCCAGCTCCGCGCCGATCTGTGCCTGGGTCATCTCGGCCCCGAACCGCATCTGCACGATCCGGCGCTCCCGGTCGTCCAGCTGCTCCAGCAGCGGTGCCAGGGTGTGCAGGTTCTCGACGGTCTCCATGGCCGGGTCGGCCTCGCCGAGCACATCGGCGTACGCGCGCTGCTCCTGGCCGGAGTCGCTGTCGGCCGAGGGGGTGTCGAGGGAGCCGGCGGAGTAGCCGTTGGCGGCCACGAGCCCCTCGATGATCTCCTCCTCGGGCAGGTCCAGGTGGGCGGCGAGCTCCTTGACCGTGGGGTCGCGGTCCAGCTCGGCGGAGAGCTGCTCCTTCGCCTTGGCGAGGTCGACCCGCAGCTCCTGGAGGCGGCGCGGCACATGCACGGACCAGGTGGTGTCCCGGAAGAAGCGCTTGATCTCGCCCACGATGTAGGGGACGGCGAAGGTCGCGAACTCGACCTCGCGGGACAGGTCGAAGCGGTCGATCGCCTTGATCAGCCCGATCGTGCCGACCTGGATGATGTCCTCGGTGTCGTCGCCGCCGCGGTTGCGGAACCGGGACGCGGCGAAGCGGACCAGCGAGAGGTTCATCTCGATCAGGGTGTTGCGGGCGTACTGGTACTCGTGGGTGCCCTCCTCCAGAACCTGGAGGCGGTCGAAGAAGACCTTGGACAGGGCCCGCGCGTCCTTGGGGGCGACCTTTCCGGCGTCCTCGACCCAGGGCAGCTCCTCGGCGCCGACGTCGGTCCGCGTGCCCGCCAGGTCGTCGCTCAGAGGCGCCGTCGCTCCGGTGGCTCGCACAGACATCGCCGTCATGGTGTCACCCTCCCTGTCACCCAATGTGTCGGACGGTCGCCTTCCCGGTCGTTCCGAAGTCATGCGTGCCTTTTCGAGAAAGTTTTCCGGCCCCTGTTTTCCGGTCCTCGTCCGGGCCGTCACCCGCGCCGCCCGCCCGACCGGAGCAGCCTCGCGCGCATGGCAGACTTGAGCGGGGTGTTTCGGCCCGCGGTGTCCCCTGACCCGCGGGGATGAAGATGACAGAGGAACGGCAATGACGGTGACAGAGGACAGCCCGG
Proteins encoded in this window:
- a CDS encoding RNA polymerase sigma factor SigF, giving the protein MTAMSVRATGATAPLSDDLAGTRTDVGAEELPWVEDAGKVAPKDARALSKVFFDRLQVLEEGTHEYQYARNTLIEMNLSLVRFAASRFRNRGGDDTEDIIQVGTIGLIKAIDRFDLSREVEFATFAVPYIVGEIKRFFRDTTWSVHVPRRLQELRVDLAKAKEQLSAELDRDPTVKELAAHLDLPEEEIIEGLVAANGYSAGSLDTPSADSDSGQEQRAYADVLGEADPAMETVENLHTLAPLLEQLDDRERRIVQMRFGAEMTQAQIGAELGVSQMHVSRLLTRIVKQLRKGMSVEA